One genomic segment of Alkalimarinus alittae includes these proteins:
- a CDS encoding ABC transporter ATP-binding protein gives MPADDHLTPLSFDLECRNLSKAFGDFVAVDDVSFKIPQGSFFSILGPSGCGKTTLLRMLAGFQQPSSGDIFIKNKSVLNTPPNKRPVNMVFQHLALFPTMTVAENIAYGLKRRGISKSEQQPLIKDVLERIDLPDAGNKRIDQLSGGQKQRIAIARCLVLKPDVLLLDEPLGALDLKLREQMKIELKHLQQVFGTTFIYITHDQSEALVMSDQVAVMNNGRFEQVGTPQELYYQPETPFVASFVGDSNRWYGKVSSQDEDLISLTTEQGLKLNGLSAPGQQLNKHDAVTAYIRPEAISIVPDATTAPTINNPEDINQCQGRIVNVLFDGARSQVLVDTSSGEPMHVSLPQTGQHSHLSKGDNVTLQWSKKQCLCFRAPQHPPQN, from the coding sequence ATGCCGGCAGATGACCATTTAACCCCACTCTCATTCGACTTAGAGTGTCGTAATCTTAGCAAAGCGTTTGGCGACTTTGTGGCTGTAGATGATGTGTCTTTTAAGATTCCTCAAGGCTCATTTTTCTCGATCCTTGGGCCTTCTGGCTGCGGTAAAACAACGTTACTCAGAATGCTTGCAGGGTTTCAGCAACCCAGTTCGGGCGATATATTTATTAAGAATAAATCAGTTCTGAATACCCCCCCCAACAAACGCCCTGTCAATATGGTGTTTCAGCACTTGGCGCTCTTTCCCACTATGACAGTGGCTGAGAATATTGCTTATGGACTAAAGCGAAGAGGCATCAGTAAAAGTGAACAGCAACCGCTAATTAAAGATGTGCTTGAACGCATCGACCTACCCGACGCAGGTAATAAACGCATTGACCAACTGTCAGGCGGACAAAAACAGCGTATTGCCATTGCTCGCTGTTTAGTATTAAAGCCCGATGTACTGCTGTTAGATGAGCCGTTAGGGGCTCTCGATTTAAAACTGCGCGAGCAAATGAAGATAGAGTTAAAGCATTTACAACAAGTATTCGGCACCACCTTTATTTATATCACGCATGATCAGTCAGAAGCACTGGTCATGAGTGATCAGGTTGCCGTCATGAATAACGGCCGTTTTGAACAAGTCGGTACACCTCAAGAACTGTATTACCAACCAGAAACCCCTTTTGTTGCCAGCTTTGTTGGTGACAGCAATCGCTGGTATGGGAAGGTTAGTAGTCAAGACGAAGACTTAATATCGCTGACTACGGAGCAAGGGCTTAAGCTTAATGGGTTGTCAGCGCCAGGTCAGCAACTCAACAAACATGACGCTGTAACCGCCTACATTCGACCTGAAGCCATTTCGATTGTGCCAGACGCAACCACGGCGCCGACAATAAATAACCCTGAAGACATTAATCAATGCCAAGGGCGTATCGTCAACGTACTGTTTGATGGCGCTCGTAGTCAGGTTTTAGTCGATACCAGCAGCGGTGAACCCATGCACGTTTCTCTCCCCCAAACAGGTCAGCATTCTCATTTGTCGAAAGGTGATAATGTGACGCTACAATGGAGCAAAAAACAGTGTTTATGCTTTCGTGCTCCGCAACACCCCCCCCAGAACTAA
- a CDS encoding ABC transporter permease, translating into MSPAHSASLSSTSKIGLWLLLAPILLWLSLLIILPHVDMVLISLQERISSRNYSFSVSNYTAFFTEPLYWNTFVRTAVMSIIATALTLLIAFPISYYIAKMLTGRLKTALFVLCLIPFWVSELVRTYGWMIILRETGLISTFLQWAGLADQPIEMLYNDAAIMVGLIYTSMLFMVVPLVSTLDSLDNSLIEAGYDLGGNSWNVLKDIIIPHAMPGIVSGCIVVFMLTLGNYLTPTLLGGKDSLWFTEQIYTQFITRFNWEQGAAFGMLLLFLSSLIVWAGLKLSKQSFSKVMS; encoded by the coding sequence ATGTCACCAGCCCATTCAGCATCGCTTTCTAGTACTAGTAAAATCGGTTTATGGTTGTTGCTCGCCCCTATTTTGCTGTGGCTTTCTTTACTGATTATTTTGCCCCATGTCGATATGGTGCTTATTTCGTTGCAAGAACGCATATCCTCTCGCAACTATAGTTTTAGCGTTAGCAATTACACTGCGTTTTTTACCGAACCACTGTATTGGAACACCTTTGTACGAACCGCTGTGATGTCGATTATTGCGACCGCATTGACGTTACTGATCGCCTTTCCGATTTCGTATTATATCGCCAAGATGCTCACAGGCCGTTTAAAGACCGCTCTCTTTGTGCTCTGCCTTATTCCTTTCTGGGTCAGTGAATTGGTGCGCACCTACGGCTGGATGATTATTCTTAGAGAAACAGGTCTAATCAGTACATTTCTTCAATGGGCAGGGTTAGCCGACCAGCCTATCGAGATGCTATATAACGATGCCGCCATTATGGTCGGTCTAATCTATACCTCGATGTTGTTTATGGTGGTGCCACTGGTATCAACACTCGATAGCCTTGATAACAGCTTAATAGAAGCCGGTTACGATCTTGGGGGTAACAGCTGGAATGTGCTTAAAGACATTATTATCCCTCATGCTATGCCGGGCATTGTCAGCGGTTGTATCGTGGTATTTATGCTCACACTGGGCAACTACCTGACCCCTACACTTCTGGGGGGAAAAGATAGCCTTTGGTTTACTGAGCAAATTTATACGCAGTTCATCACCCGCTTTAATTGGGAGCAAGGGGCTGCCTTTGGCATGCTGTTATTGTTTCTCTCTTCGCTCATCGTTTGGGCCGGGCTTAAACTGTCTAAACAGTCATTTTCGAAGGTGATGTCATGA